The following coding sequences lie in one Vanacampus margaritifer isolate UIUO_Vmar chromosome 16, RoL_Vmar_1.0, whole genome shotgun sequence genomic window:
- the LOC144036471 gene encoding rap1 GTPase-activating protein 2-like isoform X4 produces the protein MLRRKRSVSFGGFGWIDKSSVSALRARKQELQAASNGADADCPPSPPRTAPPTTKSAHFFDMMDKMEDDYIPYPRIEAVLEKGGPYPQVILPQFGGYWIEAPEDPPPPAPPPATQEASEDEERGGGGEAPDSADCGYRLEETNEAARAYRKHFLGREHLNFSCLSSSVGNVLLSVRHEEENQQEHLHVIIRSRVKTIYQRLSVTELPDIPSVQELAKLLCDDAAALRFSPVLYPKASQLIVNYDEHEVNSTFKFGVIFQRFGQVSEEELFRNNEETPAFQEFLQLLGDTVELQDFKGFRGGLDVSHGQTGSQSVYTVHREQEVMFHVSTKLPFTEGDTQQLQRKRHIGNDIVAMVFQEEATPFVPDMIASNFLHAFVLVQVEDPCSENTSYKVSVTAREDVPPFGPPLPNPAVFKKGPEFREFLLTKLINAELACYKSIRFARLEERTRVALLDTLHDELQRRSQRMLGLTSTLDEEARAENGHAHGGLLESIKRAMRGRSVSMETMSRGGGGMPTSLSGGGLAHISAECNVKSPVKRRSGLFPRLLSIDSQTDKHSQRSFLGDQRSFDGCQPMLEVKSELPSNPSSPEVGQRDRICMKKDSSKISRSTSSTCSFSLPADDTHLLAHSVTEEGQGSSLLTVCRSPTELKNKHSPRSNLKFRFDKLSHSAAQGH, from the exons GATGACTACATCCCGTATCCAAGGATTGAGGCG gtgttAGAGAAAGGAGGCCCATACCCGCAGGTCATCCTTCCCCAGTTTGGAGGTTACTGGATCGAGGCCCCTGAGGACCCTCCCCCGCCTGCACCTCCTCCCGCCACCCAGGAAGCCAGCGAGGATGaagagcgaggaggaggaggagaggccCCGGATAGTGCAGACTGCGGATATCGCCTGGAGGAGACCAATGAGGCCGCACGCGCGTATAGGAAGCACTTCTTGGGCAGG GAACATTTAAACTTCTCTTGCCTGTCCAGCAGTGTAGGAAATGTGTTGTTGTCTGTAAGGCATGAAGAGGAGAATCAGCAGGAACACCTCCACGTCATCATCAG GTCCAGAGTGAAGACAATCTATCAGCGACTTTCAGTGACGGAGCTGCCTGACATACCAAGTGTACAAGAGCTGGCTAAg CTGCTGTGCGACGACGCAGCTGCTCTCCGTTTCAGTCCAGTCCTCTACCCGAAG GCGTCTCAGCTAATTGTCAACTACGACGAACATGAGGTCAACAGCACGTTCAAGTTTGGAGTCATTTTCCAACGCTTTGGACAG GTGTCGGAGGAGGAGCTGTTCAGGAACAACGAGGAAACGCCGGCGTTCCAAGAGTTCCTGCAGCTGCTGGGCGACACTGTGGAGCTGCAGGACTTTAAAGG GTTTCGGGGGGGTCTGGATGTGTCCCATGGCCAGACTGGTTCTCAGTCCGTGTACACGGTCCACAGAGAGCAGGAAGTCATGTTCCACGTCTCCACCAAGCTGCCCTTCACTGAGGGAGACACCCAGCAG CTCCAGAGGAAGCGTCACATAGGGAACGACATCGTAGCCATGGTGTTCCAGGAGGAGGCCACCCCGTTCGTGCCAGACATGATCGCCTCCAACTTTTTACACGCCTTTGTCCTGGTGCAGGTGGAGGATCCATGCTCAGAGAACACCAGCTACAAG GTGTCTGTGACAGCACGAGAGGATGTGCCGCCATTTGGCCCGCCTCTTccaaatccagctgttttcaaGAAG GGCCCAGAGTTTCGGGAGTTTCTCCTCACTAAGCTCATCAACGCAGAGCTGGCCTGTTACAAGAGCATCCGCTTCGCTCGACTGGAG GAGCGGACCCGGGTCGCCCTGTTGGACACCCTCCACGACGAGCTACAGAGACGCTCCCAGAGAATGCTGGGATTGACGTCTACTCTAGATGAGGAGGCACGGGCTGAAAACGGACACGCCCATGGAGGTCTTCTGGAATCCATCAAG AGGGCCATGCGAGGGCGAAGCGTCTCCATGGAGACAATGTCAAGGGGTGGTGGGGGGATGCCCACCAGTTTGAGTGGCGGGGGGTTGGCGCATATCAGTGCTGAG TGTAATGTCAAATCTCCAGTGAAACGACGATCGGGTCTCTTCCCTCGATTGTTGAGTATTGATAGCCAAACCGACAAGCACAGCCAGAGAAG TTTCCTCGGTGACCAGAGGAGCTTcgatggttgccagccaatgtTGGAGGTGAAGTCAGAACTGCCGTCCAATCCCAGCTCTCCAGAGGTGGGGCAACgagacag AATTTGCATGAAGAAGGATAGCAGTAAAATTTCCAGATCCACTTCCAGCACGTGCAGCTTCAGCCTCCCCGCAGACGACACTCACCTG CTTGCTCATTCTGTCACAGAAGAGGGTCAAGGTTCAAGTCTGCTCACCGTCTGTCGCAGCCCAACAG AATTGAAAAACAAGCATTCGCCGCGATCCAACCTCAAGTTTCGTTTTGACAAGCTGAGCCACTCCGCCGCG CAGGGACACTAG